One window of the Lactobacillus sp. PV034 genome contains the following:
- the rpmF gene encoding 50S ribosomal protein L32: MAVPARKTSKQKKRSRRGHIKLATPAMHYDATTGEYRLSHRVSPKGFYKGRQVANEKQQNND; this comes from the coding sequence ATGGCAGTTCCTGCAAGAAAAACTTCTAAGCAAAAGAAACGTTCACGTCGTGGTCATATTAAGTTAGCTACTCCAGCAATGCACTATGATGCAACTACTGGCGAATACCGCTTAAGCCACCGTGTTTCACCAAAGGGCTTCTACAAAGGCCGTCAAGTTGCCAACGAAAAGCAACAAAATAACGATTAA
- a CDS encoding bifunctional metallophosphatase/5'-nucleotidase — MKLVLLHSSDTHGFLLPTDYQDKNNYQAPISLSRVSSVVKAERKKYGSENVLVTDSGDCLQGSPLASYTHKLPLDEGLAKFTAAYNEVGYDARALGNHDFNFGLDYLKYYIDHNDAPIINDNILDEDTNQPAFGKPYTIVEKAGLKIGIMGITTQYISHWEPKEHTKGLKFVSGFETLSKLAKELRPKVDVLVALYHGGFESDPLSGEATEPHTGENEGYKILTEIPEIDAFLTGHQHRRLNLVTKDTAIVQPGYRGEAVAKIVLDIQKDDSGKAVIKKMETELIDTKDYDPDPAIEKIVSSLDKGTQEWLDQPIAHLSEPAPIENAIEGRINGAPFINLIQQMQLWFTNADISATAIMSETAKGFSKNVTMREVLLNYPYANQLCIVNVSGKDLRNIIEYSCAFLEKDKKGNIKFIDRWIKPKPMLYHFDMFYPVHYEADLSKPVNHRLTKLTLDGKEIEDDKIYKLAVNNYRALGGGFYPGYSMDKIEKTFDQDYVQMFSEYLTKNDVKVDTKKNYKFY, encoded by the coding sequence ATGAAACTTGTTCTTTTGCATTCTAGTGATACGCATGGCTTTTTATTACCGACGGATTATCAAGATAAAAACAATTATCAAGCGCCAATCTCATTGAGCAGAGTAAGTAGTGTGGTAAAAGCCGAACGTAAAAAGTATGGTTCAGAGAACGTTTTAGTAACTGATAGTGGAGATTGCTTGCAAGGCTCACCTTTAGCGTCATATACGCATAAATTACCGCTTGATGAGGGATTAGCAAAATTTACTGCTGCTTATAATGAAGTAGGTTATGATGCCCGTGCCTTAGGAAATCATGATTTTAACTTCGGCTTAGATTATTTAAAGTATTATATTGATCATAATGACGCCCCCATTATTAATGACAATATTTTAGACGAAGATACTAATCAACCTGCTTTTGGCAAACCTTATACTATTGTTGAAAAAGCAGGCCTAAAAATTGGTATTATGGGGATTACCACCCAATACATTTCCCATTGGGAACCAAAAGAGCATACTAAAGGTTTAAAATTTGTTTCAGGATTTGAAACTTTAAGTAAATTGGCTAAAGAATTACGTCCAAAAGTTGATGTCTTGGTAGCTTTATATCATGGCGGTTTTGAATCAGATCCATTAAGTGGTGAAGCGACTGAACCACATACCGGTGAAAATGAAGGTTATAAAATCTTAACTGAAATCCCAGAAATTGATGCTTTCTTAACTGGACACCAACATCGTCGTTTGAATTTAGTAACTAAAGATACGGCGATTGTTCAACCTGGTTATCGTGGTGAAGCTGTAGCTAAGATAGTGTTAGATATTCAAAAAGATGATTCTGGCAAAGCAGTTATTAAGAAAATGGAAACAGAATTAATTGATACCAAAGATTATGATCCAGATCCAGCGATTGAAAAAATTGTTAGTTCATTAGATAAGGGTACTCAAGAATGGCTTGATCAACCAATTGCACATCTTTCTGAGCCTGCACCAATTGAAAATGCTATTGAAGGAAGAATTAATGGAGCACCATTTATTAATTTAATTCAACAAATGCAGCTTTGGTTTACAAATGCTGATATTTCTGCCACAGCAATTATGTCAGAAACAGCTAAAGGCTTTTCTAAGAATGTTACCATGCGTGAAGTACTTTTGAATTATCCTTACGCTAATCAACTTTGCATTGTAAATGTTTCTGGAAAAGATCTAAGAAATATCATTGAATATTCGTGTGCCTTTTTAGAAAAAGATAAAAAGGGTAATATTAAATTTATTGATCGCTGGATTAAGCCTAAACCAATGCTTTATCATTTTGATATGTTCTATCCAGTTCATTATGAAGCTGATTTATCTAAGCCAGTTAACCACCGTTTAACTAAGTTAACTTTAGATGGTAAAGAAATTGAAGACGATAAGATCTATAAATTAGCGGTTAATAATTATCGTGCCTTAGGCGGTGGCTTTTATCCAGGCTATAGTATGGATAAAATTGAAAAGACCTTTGATCAAGACTATGTCCAAATGTTTAGTGAATACTTAACTAAGAATGACGTAAAAGTAGATACCAAAAAGAATTATAAATTCTATTAG
- a CDS encoding SDR family NAD(P)-dependent oxidoreductase: MSDSLRDKVVIVTGASSGLGRSIALESASRGATVILIARRKERLLEIADEAKRLSGEEAYVITTDISKADQIDAAFRQIIQKVDHIDFLVNAAGFGVFEPFMDMNPQLTTEMFQTNVLGLMYFTRLIARVMIDQNQGQVINIGSMAGIIPTTKTAVYSATKAAVIQFSNVLRLELKPFNVKVMTVNPGPVYTNFFNIADHSGKYLDNVKRFVLDPDDVAWQVVHFFGSNRRELNLPLSLAFLGKLYQIFPSFGDWASLKFGSRK; this comes from the coding sequence ATGAGTGATTCATTAAGAGATAAAGTAGTAATTGTAACGGGAGCATCGAGTGGTTTAGGAAGATCGATTGCTTTAGAAAGTGCAAGTCGAGGTGCAACTGTAATTTTAATTGCACGCCGTAAGGAGCGCTTATTGGAAATTGCTGATGAAGCCAAGCGTTTATCTGGTGAAGAGGCATATGTAATTACTACTGATATTAGTAAGGCTGATCAAATAGATGCAGCTTTTAGACAGATTATTCAAAAAGTAGATCACATTGACTTTTTAGTAAATGCAGCTGGATTTGGGGTTTTTGAGCCCTTTATGGATATGAATCCGCAATTAACAACTGAAATGTTTCAAACTAATGTTTTAGGATTAATGTACTTTACACGTTTAATTGCGCGAGTAATGATTGACCAAAATCAAGGTCAAGTTATCAATATTGGTTCTATGGCTGGCATTATCCCAACTACTAAAACTGCGGTATATAGCGCTACTAAAGCTGCTGTGATTCAATTCTCAAATGTTTTACGTTTAGAATTAAAACCATTTAATGTTAAAGTGATGACAGTAAATCCAGGCCCAGTATATACAAATTTCTTTAATATTGCTGATCATTCAGGCAAGTATTTGGACAATGTGAAGCGTTTTGTACTAGATCCGGATGATGTTGCCTGGCAAGTAGTTCATTTCTTTGGTTCAAATCGTCGTGAATTGAACTTACCGCTAAGTCTTGCTTTCTTAGGTAAGCTCTACCAAATTTTTCCTTCATTTGGAGATTGGGCAAGTTTAAAATTTGGGAGTAGAAAGTAA
- the rnz gene encoding ribonuclease Z: MEIQFLGTGAGQPSKGRNVSSTALKLLDELNEIWLFDVGEATQHQVLETNIRPRKITKIFISHNHGDHIFGLPGLLSSRSFQGDGGPLTIFGPPGIDQFVQTSLRVSRTKVAYPIKYVILKDSGLIYENDLFAVYTAKLDHRIPSFGFRVVEKPRPGELLMDKLAEYHIPNGPLLGQLKAKRKVKLADGTILDGHDFVGKPRPGRIVTVIYDTRPTPSIGELAENADVLIHESTFSGEDAKMAHRYYHATCIDAAQVAAEHNVGTLYLTHISARYTGRNGRELEKQARRVFKNVHLATDLSSFEVELRGQENHE; encoded by the coding sequence ATGGAAATACAATTTTTAGGGACAGGAGCAGGTCAGCCTTCTAAAGGGCGGAATGTTTCTTCTACAGCACTTAAACTACTTGATGAATTAAATGAAATTTGGTTATTTGATGTTGGAGAAGCAACCCAACATCAAGTTTTGGAAACCAATATTAGGCCCCGAAAAATCACCAAAATTTTTATCTCTCATAATCATGGTGATCATATTTTTGGCTTACCGGGATTACTTTCTTCACGCTCTTTTCAGGGGGATGGGGGACCATTGACAATTTTTGGGCCTCCTGGAATCGATCAATTTGTTCAAACCTCTTTGCGTGTTTCACGCACAAAAGTTGCTTATCCTATTAAGTATGTTATTTTAAAAGATAGTGGGTTAATCTACGAAAATGATTTATTTGCTGTTTATACGGCAAAGTTAGATCATCGAATACCTAGTTTTGGTTTTCGTGTAGTTGAAAAACCGCGTCCTGGTGAATTATTAATGGATAAACTGGCTGAATATCATATTCCTAATGGACCTCTTCTTGGACAGCTAAAGGCGAAAAGAAAGGTTAAATTAGCTGATGGCACCATTTTAGATGGTCATGATTTTGTTGGTAAACCACGTCCAGGACGAATTGTGACGGTAATTTATGATACACGACCAACTCCTTCAATCGGCGAGTTAGCTGAGAATGCCGATGTGCTGATTCATGAATCAACTTTCAGTGGGGAAGATGCTAAGATGGCACATAGGTATTATCATGCAACTTGTATTGATGCAGCACAGGTAGCAGCGGAACATAACGTTGGCACCCTTTATTTAACCCATATATCTGCTAGGTATACTGGAAGAAATGGACGAGAACTAGAAAAACAAGCTCGTCGTGTATTTAAGAATGTACATTTAGCAACAGATTTAAGTTCGTTTGAAGTTGAATTAAGAGGGCAAGAAAATCATGAGTGA
- a CDS encoding LapA family protein has translation MKKQSNQFKLVLGLIIALILLIFVVLNVEPVAINFGFFQPKMPLIIILVLMMLLGAIVSWLLGNSENKYKVNKSLKKQESSFKKQYERTIAEKEQKISELEAEVDRLKQEKNSESSGD, from the coding sequence ATGAAAAAACAAAGTAATCAATTTAAGTTGGTTTTAGGGCTTATTATTGCCTTGATCTTACTTATTTTTGTTGTTTTAAATGTTGAACCAGTTGCTATCAATTTTGGCTTTTTCCAACCTAAAATGCCGTTAATAATTATTTTAGTATTAATGATGTTGTTAGGAGCAATCGTGTCTTGGTTACTTGGAAATAGCGAGAATAAGTATAAAGTTAATAAGTCACTTAAAAAGCAAGAATCAAGTTTTAAGAAGCAATATGAAAGAACTATTGCTGAAAAAGAACAAAAGATTTCCGAATTAGAGGCAGAAGTAGATCGTCTTAAACAAGAGAAAAATTCAGAAAGTTCTGGGGATTAA